A genomic segment from Sciurus carolinensis chromosome 1, mSciCar1.2, whole genome shotgun sequence encodes:
- the S100a6 gene encoding protein S100-A6, producing the protein MACPLDQAIGLLVAIFHKYSGREGDKSTLSKKELKELIQKELSIGSKLQDAEISRLMEDLDRNKDQEVNFQEYVTFLGALALIYNDALKDYK; encoded by the exons ATGGCATGCCCCCTGGATCAGGCCATTGGCCTTCTCGTGGCCATCTTCCACAAGTACTCTGGCAGGGAGGGTGACAAGAGCACCCTGAGCAAGAAGGAGCTGAAGGAACTGATCCAGAAAGAGCTCTCCATTGGCTCT AAGCTGCAGGATGCTGAAATTTCAAGGCTGATGGAAGACCTGGACCGGAACAAGGACCAGGAGGTGAACTTTCAGGAGTATGTCACCTTCCTAGGGGCCTTGGCTTTGATCTACAATGATGCCCTCAAGGACTACAAATAA
- the LOC124987191 gene encoding ubiquitin-conjugating enzyme E2 D3-like, whose amino-acid sequence MALKRINKEFSDLARDLPAQCSAGPVGDDMFHWQATIMGPNDSPYQGGVFFLTIHFPTDYPFKPPKVAFTTRIYHPNINSNGSICLDILRSQWSPTLTISKVLLSICSLLCDPNPDDPLVPEIARIYKTDRDKYNRISREWTQKYAM is encoded by the coding sequence ATGGCGCTGAAACGGATTAATAAGGAATTTAGTGATTTGGCCCGTGACCTTCCAGCACAATGTTCTGCAGGTCCAGTTGGGGATGATATGTTTCATTGGCAAGCCACAATTATGGGACCTAATGACAGCCCATATCAAGGTGGTGTATTCTTTTTGACAATTCATTTTCCTACAGACTACCCCTTCAAACCACCTAAGGTTGCATTTACAACAAGAATTTATCATccaaatattaatagtaatgGCAGCATTTGTCTCGATATTCTAAGATCACAATGGTCTCCTACTTTAACTATTTCTAAAGttcttttatccatttgttcACTGCTATGTGATCCAAACCCAGATGACCCTTTAGTGCCAGAGATTGCACGGATCTATAAAACAGACAGAGATAAGTACAACAGAATATCTCGGGAATGGACTCAGAAGTATGCCATGTGA